The proteins below are encoded in one region of Silene latifolia isolate original U9 population chromosome 2, ASM4854445v1, whole genome shotgun sequence:
- the LOC141641975 gene encoding calcium-binding protein CBP-like has protein sequence MQAYPQRYCDDQSSQQQYYRSSASSQQQQYGVQAVQQPMVMHKSSSFQSSSQTKTTLTVFGQDPFCDIMPSSFPPGTDRKMVECFNRIDRDGNGVIDDRELQAVLSSCNYRFNMRTVHLLMFQFTHSNQRRLGPKEFVPLMNCLQSWRSMFQRFDRDRNGSIDSMELGQALNSLGFCVSPIIVNLLISKFNKSGGRCSLPYDSFIECCLTVKGLSETFNAKAECGRATFCYEEFLLNVLPFIIA, from the exons ATGCAGGCATACCCTCAACGCTACTGCGATGATCAATCATCCCAGCAACAATATTACCGATCATCAGCATCATCCCAGCAGCAACAATACGGGGTGCAAGCGGTGCAACAGCCAATGGTCATGCACAAGTCCTCTTCCTTCCAGTCATCGTCTCAGACCAAGACGACACTGACTGTGTTCGGGCAGGACCCCTTTTGTGATATCATGCCTTCCTCATTCCCACCAGGGACAGACCGTAAGATGGTAGAGTGCTTCAACCGAATTGACAGGGATGGAAATGGTGTGATAGATGACAGGGAGCTACAGGCAGTATTGTCCTCCTGCAACTACAGGTTTAACATGAGGACTGTCCACCTCCTCATGTTTCAGTTCACCCACAGTAACCAGAGGAGGCTTG GTCCCAAAGAGTTCGTGCCTCTCATGAATTGCCTTCAGAGCTGGAGG AGCATGTTCCAAAGGTTTGACAGGGACAGGAATGGGAGCATTGACTCAATGGAGCTTGGTCAAGCTCTGAATTCCCTTGGATTTTGTGTATCCCCAATCATTGTTAACCTCCTCATCTCCAAGTTTAACAAATCTGGTGGAAGGTGTTCTCTTCCTTATGATAGCTTTATCGA GTGCTGCCTCACTGTCAAG GGGCTGAGTGAGACATTCAATGCAAAAGCTGAGTGTGGCAGAGCAACATTCTGCTACGAGGAGTTCCTGCTCAACGTTCTTCCTTTCATCATTGCTTAG
- the LOC141641976 gene encoding cytokinin dehydrogenase 1-like: MYSSKHLKRNENVVLRVFFVLLLNSAGNINQCSYLPHATPVLKTLNSLDDTASSLMKLNIHGQLDFDNTHRAVGDFGNIYHFSPMAILSPKTTTDISTTIKHVYDLGPNTEVTITARGHGHSFQGQSQSHGGIVITMESLKEQKMHVHDGELPYIDVSGGELWINILHESLKHGLSPKSWTDYLHLTVGGTLSNAGISGQAFKHGPQINNVYQLEIVTGRGDIVQCSEKQNTDLFYGVLGGLGQFGIITRARIALEPALKKVKWIRVLYMDFHIFTKDQENLISADRSFDYIEGFVIINRTGLLNNWRSTFNPKDPLQASQFSSEGKTLYCLELAMYFNPEEANYMNQRTEYLLSRLNFISHTLFQSEVSYVDFLNRVHLSELKLREKGLWDVPHPWLNLLVPQSNIYIFAKEVFGSILKDTSNGPILMYPVNQSRWNSKTSLVTPEEDVFYLVAFLTSAMPSSTGSDGLEHILAMNRRIINFCNIAQLGVKQYLPHYDNEDGWKAHFGRRWDAFSQRKYNYDPQAILAPGQRIFHRGRATTSEYLR, encoded by the exons ATGTATTCTAGTAAACACCTTAAACGAAATGAAAATGTGGTGTTACGAGTATTCTTCGTTCTCTTGCTAAATTCAGCTGGTAACATCAACCAGTGTTCATATCTTCCTCATGCCACCCCAGTTTTAAAAACCTTAAACTCACTTGATGACACAGCATCATCACTAATGAAACTAAACATTCACGGCCAGCTCGATTTCGACAACACCCACCGTGCAGTGGGTGACTTTGGAAACATATACCATTTCAGTCCTATGGCAATTCTATCACCCAAAACAACCACTGACATATCTACCACAATCAAACATGTTTACGACCTGGGTCCAAACACTGAGGTCACCATTACAGCAAGAGGTCATGGTCATTCATTTCAAGGCCAATCACAGAGCCATGGTGGCATAGTAATCACCATGGAATCACTGAAAGAACAAAAAATGCATGTTCATGACGGGGAACTGCCTTACATTGATGTTTCAGGAGGCGAACTGTGGATAAATATCCTACATGAGAGTCTAAAACATGGATTATCGCCCAAATCATGGACTGATTACCTTCATTTGACTGTTGGGGGTACCCTATCAAATGCTGGAATTAGTGGGCAAGCATTCAAGCATGGACCTCAAATAAATAATGTCTATCAGCTGGAAATTGTAACTG GAAGGGGTGATATAGTACAGTGTTCAGAAAAGCAGAATACTGACCTCTTTTATGGCGTCCTTGGAGGACTAGGACAGTTTGGCATCATCACTAGGGCCAGAATTGCTCTTGAGCCAGCTCTCAAAAAG GTGAAATGGATAAGAGTCCTTTACATGGATTTCCACATATTCACCAAGGATCAAGAAAACCTCATATCAGCAGATCGTTCTTTTGACTACATTGAAGGATTCGTCATAATAAACAGGACAGGCCTGCTGAATAATTGGAGATCTACCTTCAATCCCAAGGATCCACTTCAGGCTAGTCAGTTCAGCTCTGAAGGAAAAACGCTCTACTGCCTTGAACTAGCAATGTACTTCAACCCCGAGGAAGCCAATTATATGAACCAG CGAACGGAATATTTATTGTCCAGATTAAACTTCATTTCCCACACACTTTTTCAGTCTGAAGTATCTTATGTGGATTTCCTGAACCGGGTGCACCTGTCAGAACTAAAGCTCAGGGAAAAAGGATTATGGGATGTTCCTCATCCCTGGTTAAACCTTCTTGTTCCTCAAAGTAATATATACATCTTCGCTAAAGAAGTTTTTGGTAGTATCCTCAAGGACACGAGTAACGGCCCAATCCTCATGTATCCCGTTAACCAATCTAG ATGGAATAGCAAGACTTCTCTGGTGACACCTGAGGAAGATGTATTTTACCTTGTAGCATTTCTGACTTCTGCAATGCCATCTTCAACGGGCTCAGATGGGCTTGAACATATCTTAGCAATGAACAGAAGGATTATAAATTTCTGTAACATTGCGCAGCTTGGGGTAAAGCAATACCTGCCACACTACGACAATGAGGACGGATGGAAAGCTCATTTCGGCCGTAGATGGGATGCCTTTTCCCAGAGAAAATATAATTATGACCCACAAGCAATTCTTGCTCCTGGACAGAGAATCTTCCACAGAGGTAGAGCCACAACATCAGAATATCTTAGGTAG